In Oryza brachyantha chromosome 2, ObraRS2, whole genome shotgun sequence, a single window of DNA contains:
- the LOC102719744 gene encoding probable long-chain-alcohol O-fatty-acyltransferase 5 — translation MAAARLMDSEVVSLAKVSAAVWAASFYARLAAANLRPGAPRLAALLPVVALFCGIPFSFSTTTFRGSSAFLLSWLGVFKLLLLAAGRGPLDPSYPLHQFVFSASLPVKLRQFTSAKSKYVDAAADDKSAAGKILVSGAVIPVIIYLYQFKNAMSRYQLLILYAGHIYFSLQLLLAAVHAVIHGVLGMEMEPQVDRPYLASSLQDFWGRRWNLMVPAILRPSVYRPVRARLGVAAGVLAAFLVSGLMHEVMFFYIMWRPPSGEVTAFFLLHGVCTAAEAWWAGHAGWWRPPRAAAVPLTLAFVAGTGFWLFFPAMIKGGLDEMVLRECQGMVAVMEQSGRWLAGATNVTFATR, via the coding sequence ATGGCCGCGGCGCGGCTGATGGACAGCGAGGTCGTCAGCCTCGCCAAGGTCTCAGCGGCGGTGTGGGCGGCCTCGTTCTacgcccgcctcgccgcggcgaACCTGCGCCCCGGCGccccccgcctcgccgcgcttCTTCCCGTTGTTGCGCTCTTCTGCGGGAtccccttctccttctccaccACCACTTTCCGCGGCAGCTCCGCCTTCTTGCTCAGCTGGCTCGGCGTCTTCAAGCTTctcctgctcgccgccggccgagggCCCCTCGACCCCTCCTATCCCCTCCACCAGTTCGTCTTCTCCGCTTCCCTCCCCGTCAAGCTCCGGCAGTTCACCTCCGCCAAGTCCAAATATGTAGATGCAGCTGCGGACGACAAAAGCGCCGCTGGCAAGATCCTCGTGTCCGGCGCCGTCATCCCCGTCATCATCTACCTGTACCAGTTCAAGAACGCCATGAGCAGGTACCAGCTCCTCATCCTGTACGCCGGGCACATCTACTTCTCCCTGCAGCTCCTCCTGGCCGCCGTCCACGCGGTGATCCACGGCGTGCTCGGGATGGAGATGGAGCCGCAGGTGGACCGGCCGTACCTGGCGTCGTCGCTGCAGGACTTCTGGGGAAGGCGGTGGAACCTCATGGTGCCCGCCATCCTCCGGCCGTCGGTCTACCGTCCGGTCAGAGCTCGCCTCGGCGTCGCGGCAGGCGTCCTCGCGGCGTTCCTCGTCTCCGGGCTCATGCACGAGGTGATGTTCTTCTACATCATGTGGCGCCCCCCGAGCGGTGAGGTGACCGCGTTCTTCCTCCTGCACGGCGTGTGCACGGCCGCGGAGGCGTGGTGGGCGGGGCACGCGGGGTGGtggcgcccgccgcgcgcagcCGCCGTGCCGCTGACTCTGGCGTTCGTGGCCGGGACGGGGTTCTGGCTCTTCTTCCCGGCAATGATCAAAGGGGGCCTGGACGAGATGGTGCTGCGCGAGTGCCAGGGCATGGTGGCTGTCATGGAGCAGTCCGGCCGCTGGCTCGCCGGCGCGACCAATGTCACCTTTGCGACACGGTGA
- the LOC102702161 gene encoding glutelin type-A 1-like, whose protein sequence is MASMSTVLPLCLSIFLFFQVSIAQYSFSESPLQIRRGFRGDQESRQQCRFDHLAALGATHQQRSEAGFTEYYNTEATNEFRCAGVSVRRLVVERKGLVLPMYANSHKLVYIVQGRGVFGVALPGCPETFQTVQSSFEQQMATASEAQSTTKKLVDEHQQIRQFHQGDVIAVPAGVAHWLYNNGDSPVVAFTVIGTNNNANQLNPRRREFFLAGKPRSWQQQLYSYKGEQQSSNQNIFAGFSPDLLSEALGVSKQMALRLQSLNDRRGAIIRVEHGLQALQPSFQAEAMQEGLSQQQQPTWLQSGRAGGQRNGLDDIMCSFKLRKNINNPQSSDIFNPRSGRITRANSQNFPILNIIQMSATRTVLQNNALLTPHWTVNAHTVMYVTTGQGHVQVVDNRGRSVFDGELRQQQILLIPQNFAVAVKARHEGFTWVSFKTNHNAIDSQIAGKASILRALPVDVVANSYRLSRQESRSVKFNRGDEMGVFAPRSGQQQSVEWQINEQ, encoded by the exons ATGGCTTCCATGTCTACTGTACTTCCATTGTGCCTTagtatttttctcttcttccaaGTGTCCATCGCACAATATTCATTTAGTGAAAGCCCACTGCAGATCCGTCGTGGATTTAGGGGTGACCAAGAGAGTCGCCAACAATGTCGGTTTGACCATCTCGCCGCCCTTGGGGCAACACACCAGCAGAGATCTGAAGCCGGATTCACCGAGTACTACAACACTGAGGCAACAAATGAGTTTCGTTGTGCCGGAGTGAGTGTGAGGCGTTTGGTGGTTGAAAGAAAGGGCTTGGTTTTACCAATGTATGCTAATTCTCACAAACTTGTCTACATCGTCCAAG GTCGGGGTGTGTTTGGAGTGGCGCTGCCTGGATGTCCAGAAACATTCCAGACAGTTCAGTCATCATTTGAGCAACAGATGGCAACAGCAAGTGAGGCTCAATCGACCACAAAAAAGTTGGTTGACGAGCACCAGCAAATTCGCCAATTCCACCAAGGGGATGTGATCGCAGTGCCTGCTGGAGTGGCCCACTGGTTATATAACAACGGCGATTCTCCCGTGGTTGCTTTCACTGTCATTGGTACCAACAACAATGCCAACCAACTTAACCCTAGAAGAAGG GAGTTTTTCTTGGCTGGGAAGCCTAGGAGCTGGCAGCAACAACTGTACTCATACAAGGGTGAACAACAAAGCAGCAACCAGAATATCTTCGCTGGATTCAGCCCAGATTTACTTTCTGAAGCTCTGGGTGTGAGCAAGCAGATGGCATTGAGGCTCCAAAGCCTGAATGACCGAAGAGGCGCTATCATTAGAGTTGAACACGGGCTCCAGGCACTGCAGCCCTCTTTCCAGGCTGAGGCAATGCAAGAGGGTTTGTCCCAGCAGCAACAGCCCACCTGGCTGCAAAGTGGTCGAGCTGGTGGCCAGCGGAATGGCCTAGACGACATTATGTGTTCTTTTAAGTTGAGGAAGAACATAAACAACCCACAATCCAGTGACATATTCAATCCCCGCAGTGGAAGGATCACAAGAGCCAATAGCCAAAATTTCCCCATACTCAACATCATCCAGATGAGTGCCACCAGAACCGTTCTCCAAAAC AATGCCCTGCTCACTCCGCATTGGACAGTAAACGCACACACGGTGATGTACGTAACCACTGGCCAAGGGCACGTCCAGGTGGTGGATAACCGTGGTAGGAGTGTCTTCGACGGTGAACTTCGCCAGCAGCAAATCCTGTTAATCCCACAGAACTTTGCAGTGGCGGTGAAGGCTCGGCATGAAGGGTTTACCTGGGTGTCCTTCAAGACCAACCACAATGCCATCGATAGCCAGATCGCAGGGAAGGCATCCATTCTTCGTGCTTTGCCAGTTGACGTGGTCGCCAATTCCTATAGGCTTTCAAGGCAGGAGTCTAGGAGTGTAAAGTTCAACCGTGGTGATGAGATGGGTGTTTTTGCACCAAGGAGTGGGCAGCAGCAATCTGTTGAGTGGCAGATCAATGAGCAATAA